A section of the Methanoregula sp. genome encodes:
- a CDS encoding PAS domain S-box protein, producing MADTLRILYVDDEPTHLDIGKIYLERAVALTVDTVTSASEALTLLNTERYDAIISDYMMPEMDGIAFLRQLKASGNTTPFIIFTGRGREEIAIQALNNGADFYIQKGGEPKSQYTELSNKVRYAVSRRRAEETLAESEERYRGILERSSDVILILDKEVSPTYVSPSARSIIGYDPEELVGKPKEFAVATIFSQSSQAFMDGIHANMKGESIDISETQIRKKNGGVIYVNVHSVPIMHEGAFAGAQVSMRDITERVRAEQAFGESERKYRNLVETITDWVWEIDLEGTHTYSNPAVLNLLGYQVSEIVGSSIFPHIHPDDEIRIGEMIASCIEDKDSTPYTTTIRWLKKDGSVRLFESAITPIVGAGGEITGFRGIDRDVTERKRSEDAMLQMNKKLTMLNGITRHDILNKLMALRTYLELSKEAGDNPDFLEYVRKEEEIVEAIEGQIEFTSTYQDIGAQAPKWQSLLEVIHSASGELKPRNVKINNSVAGREIFADPLITKVFYNIMENSLRHGESVTEMEYAVQEKEDNLIIIYRDNGKGIPAEDKKNIFEKGFGRHTGLGLFLSKEILSITGITILENGEPGKGARFEMAVPKGMWRLTSGR from the coding sequence ATGGCAGATACTCTCCGGATTCTTTATGTCGATGATGAACCAACCCACCTGGACATCGGCAAAATTTATCTTGAGAGGGCCGTAGCGTTAACCGTCGATACGGTCACTTCTGCCTCTGAGGCACTCACACTCCTGAATACGGAGCGGTACGATGCCATCATCTCCGATTACATGATGCCGGAGATGGATGGGATCGCGTTTCTCAGGCAGCTCAAAGCATCAGGAAACACAACACCGTTCATCATCTTCACCGGCCGGGGGCGCGAAGAGATTGCCATACAGGCGCTCAACAATGGTGCTGATTTTTATATCCAGAAAGGTGGTGAACCGAAATCACAGTACACCGAGCTTTCAAATAAGGTCCGGTATGCCGTATCGCGCAGGCGTGCAGAAGAAACGCTTGCAGAGAGCGAAGAGAGATACCGGGGCATACTCGAACGTTCTTCTGACGTGATACTGATCCTCGATAAAGAGGTGAGCCCTACCTATGTCTCCCCCTCAGCACGGTCGATCATCGGGTATGATCCGGAAGAACTGGTGGGCAAACCAAAGGAATTTGCTGTGGCAACGATCTTTTCACAGAGCAGCCAGGCATTCATGGATGGCATCCACGCGAATATGAAAGGTGAATCAATCGATATTTCTGAGACACAGATCCGGAAAAAAAACGGGGGCGTGATTTACGTCAATGTGCATTCGGTACCGATTATGCACGAGGGTGCATTTGCCGGTGCACAGGTCTCAATGCGGGACATTACCGAACGCGTGCGGGCGGAACAGGCATTCGGGGAGAGCGAGAGGAAGTATCGCAATCTGGTTGAAACCATAACTGACTGGGTCTGGGAGATCGACCTTGAAGGAACACATACCTACAGCAATCCTGCGGTCCTTAACCTGTTAGGATACCAGGTCAGCGAGATCGTGGGCAGCAGCATCTTTCCCCATATCCATCCTGACGATGAGATCCGGATCGGGGAAATGATCGCCAGTTGTATTGAGGATAAAGATAGCACACCGTATACTACGACCATACGGTGGCTGAAAAAAGACGGTTCTGTCCGGTTATTCGAAAGTGCCATCACTCCCATTGTAGGTGCCGGGGGTGAAATCACCGGGTTCAGGGGCATTGACCGCGACGTCACCGAGCGCAAACGGTCTGAAGATGCAATGCTCCAGATGAATAAGAAACTCACGATGCTCAATGGTATCACCCGGCATGATATCCTGAACAAGCTGATGGCACTGCGGACTTACCTTGAACTCTCAAAAGAGGCAGGAGACAATCCGGATTTCCTGGAATATGTCCGGAAGGAAGAAGAGATCGTCGAGGCGATTGAGGGGCAGATCGAGTTTACCAGCACCTACCAGGACATCGGGGCACAGGCACCGAAATGGCAGAGCCTTTTAGAAGTGATCCACTCCGCATCAGGGGAGCTGAAACCCCGGAATGTGAAAATTAACAACTCCGTGGCCGGCCGGGAGATCTTTGCCGATCCCCTCATCACGAAGGTGTTCTACAACATTATGGAAAATTCCCTCCGCCACGGGGAGAGCGTAACGGAAATGGAGTATGCAGTGCAGGAGAAGGAGGACAATCTCATCATTATCTATCGCGATAATGGCAAAGGTATTCCCGCAGAGGATAAGAAGAATATCTTTGAAAAAGGGTTCGGAAGACATACGGGTCTTGGCCTGTTCCTGTCAAAGGAGATCCTCTCGATCACCGGCATAACGATCCTCGAGAACGGAGAGCCGGGCAAAGGGGCACGGTTCGAGATGGCGGTGCCAAAAGGAATGTGGCGGCTTACCAGCGGGAGATAA
- a CDS encoding sensor histidine kinase KdpD, translated as MVVSPECRPDPDLLLARVQGEERRKHRGKLKIFLGYIAGVGKTYEMLKAAHLRHTEGVDVKAGYVETHGRPETEALLEGLTLIPRKQMEYRGVTLPEFDLDATLRCRPSLVLVDELAHTNVPGSRHAKRYQDVEELLDAGIDVYTTLNVQHIESLNDVVAQITGVLVRETIPDRVIDEAAEIEVVDLAPPELLQRLRDGKVYVPDMAARAIEQFFNEGNLYALRELILRRAAERVDEQMLAYMQTRAIPGPWAAGEHILVSVGPSPLSERLIRTARRQADRMGAQWTAIYVETPAHHRLSKEAKEQLTRTLQLAEKLGATSVTLFGLNIASTVIDYARRHNITRIVIGKTLRPRWQEYVFGSVVDQLIHYSGNIDVYVISSNEHIPQKMVDLELLLPVTPPKDYLASFALITIITIIGWLVKSFISPTNLAMLYLLAVVVIAFRRGLRPAIFTAIIGVLAFDFFFIPPYLTFRVTDTEYVITFAGMIIVGALVSLLVTRVREHAFAAQEREKETGTLYALSQDLTVAADADSIIVAVTRHIREIFQWESVVLLPDRDSLTAHPLGHGLVLNADDIAVATWAFQHGAVAGYDTDTLHGSRLRYIPLQSSAGVLGILGVKPAEPDGIITHEQERILTAFANQMALALERVQLARTSQNKR; from the coding sequence ATGGTCGTCTCTCCTGAATGTCGTCCCGATCCCGATCTTCTCCTTGCCCGCGTGCAGGGTGAGGAGCGGCGGAAGCACCGGGGCAAACTGAAAATTTTCCTTGGCTATATTGCAGGCGTCGGGAAAACCTACGAGATGCTCAAGGCAGCACACCTCCGGCACACCGAAGGAGTTGATGTCAAAGCCGGGTATGTTGAAACCCACGGCAGGCCCGAGACCGAAGCGCTGCTCGAAGGGCTCACCCTCATTCCCCGGAAGCAGATGGAGTACCGGGGGGTCACGCTTCCGGAGTTCGACCTCGATGCAACGCTTCGTTGCCGGCCATCGCTCGTTCTTGTCGATGAACTCGCCCATACCAATGTTCCCGGGTCCCGGCACGCCAAACGCTACCAGGATGTCGAGGAATTGCTCGATGCCGGCATCGATGTCTATACCACGTTAAATGTCCAGCATATAGAGAGCCTGAATGATGTTGTTGCCCAGATCACCGGGGTGCTCGTGCGTGAGACGATTCCCGACCGGGTGATCGATGAAGCAGCAGAGATCGAGGTCGTCGATCTCGCACCGCCGGAACTTCTCCAGCGGTTGCGGGACGGGAAAGTCTATGTTCCCGATATGGCAGCACGGGCGATCGAGCAGTTCTTCAACGAGGGAAATCTCTACGCGCTGCGTGAACTTATTCTCCGCCGTGCCGCAGAGCGGGTTGATGAACAGATGCTCGCCTATATGCAGACCCGGGCGATCCCGGGCCCGTGGGCTGCGGGAGAACATATCCTTGTTTCTGTCGGCCCCAGTCCGTTATCCGAGCGGCTGATACGGACCGCCCGGCGGCAGGCTGACCGCATGGGAGCCCAGTGGACTGCCATCTACGTTGAGACCCCGGCGCACCACCGCCTTTCAAAAGAAGCCAAGGAACAACTGACGCGGACCCTGCAGCTTGCCGAGAAACTGGGAGCCACCAGCGTCACCCTGTTCGGGCTCAATATCGCGTCGACCGTGATCGATTATGCACGCCGGCACAATATCACCCGCATCGTCATCGGAAAAACACTCCGCCCGCGATGGCAGGAATACGTTTTCGGGTCCGTTGTCGACCAGCTCATCCACTACAGCGGCAATATCGATGTCTACGTGATCAGCAGCAATGAGCATATCCCGCAGAAAATGGTCGACCTGGAACTCCTGCTGCCCGTAACTCCCCCGAAGGATTACCTCGCGAGTTTTGCCCTTATCACGATCATTACCATCATCGGCTGGCTGGTCAAATCGTTCATATCACCGACGAATCTTGCCATGCTCTACCTCCTCGCGGTGGTTGTCATTGCATTCAGGAGAGGACTGCGGCCGGCCATCTTTACTGCCATCATCGGGGTTCTTGCCTTTGATTTCTTCTTTATCCCCCCGTACCTCACGTTCCGGGTGACCGATACCGAATACGTCATCACATTTGCGGGCATGATTATTGTCGGTGCCCTGGTCAGCCTGCTGGTCACCCGGGTACGCGAGCATGCCTTTGCCGCCCAGGAGCGGGAGAAGGAGACCGGGACGCTGTACGCGCTTTCGCAGGACCTCACGGTTGCTGCGGATGCAGATTCCATCATCGTGGCGGTAACCCGGCATATCCGGGAAATTTTCCAGTGGGAAAGCGTGGTCCTTCTCCCGGACAGGGACTCTCTCACCGCTCACCCGCTGGGTCACGGGCTTGTCCTGAATGCAGATGACATTGCCGTAGCGACCTGGGCTTTCCAGCATGGTGCCGTTGCCGGTTATGATACCGATACCCTCCATGGGTCCCGGCTCCGGTACATTCCGCTGCAGAGTTCGGCGGGCGTGCTTGGGATCCTGGGAGTAAAACCCGCTGAACCCGATGGCATCATTACTCATGAGCAGGAGCGTATCCTCACGGCGTTTGCCAACCAGATGGCTCTTGCGCTTGAGCGGGTGCAGCTGGCCAGGACTTCCCAAAACAAAAGATAG
- the thsA gene encoding thermosome subunit alpha: MSQQLGGQQILILKEGSTRTRGRDAQGMNITAAKAVASAVRTTLGPKGMDKMLVDTIGDVVITNDGVTILKEMDIEHPAAKMMVEVAKTQDDEVGDGTTTAVIIAGELLKKAEDLLEMDVHPTIIAAGYRQAAAKAQELLKEIAFDIKITDKTLLKNIAGTAMTGKGAEASKDKLCDLVVKAVTMVTDADGTVDIENIKVEKKTGGSIEDSEIVEGVLIDKERVHPSMPKKVTNAKILLLNAAVEFKKTEVDAEINITSPDQLQAFLDEEERMVKDIVDKIVKSGANVLFCQKGIDDIAQHYLAKAGIFATRRVKKSDMEKLARATGATLVSSIDAISKEELGKAGLVEERKVGGEEMTFVEQCKNPKAVSIIIKGGTEHVVDELERAIHDALRVVGVVVEDKKVVAGGGAPETELSLRLREYGATVGGRAQLAIEAFASALEIIPRTLAENAGLDPIDMLVEIRAAHEKGKKTHGLNVFEGKAVDMKAAGVVEPLRVKTQAISSAAEAAIMILRIDDVIASSKSHAPEGMPPGGMGGMGGMGGMPPGMGDY; the protein is encoded by the coding sequence ATGTCACAACAACTTGGAGGACAGCAGATTCTTATTCTCAAAGAAGGCAGCACCCGTACCCGCGGCCGCGACGCTCAGGGTATGAACATCACCGCCGCAAAGGCAGTGGCAAGTGCAGTCAGGACCACGCTCGGTCCAAAAGGTATGGACAAGATGCTCGTCGACACCATTGGCGACGTAGTGATCACCAATGACGGTGTTACCATCTTAAAGGAAATGGACATTGAGCACCCGGCCGCAAAGATGATGGTCGAGGTTGCAAAGACCCAGGACGATGAAGTCGGCGACGGGACAACCACCGCAGTCATCATTGCCGGGGAACTCTTAAAGAAGGCAGAAGACCTCCTTGAGATGGATGTCCACCCGACGATCATTGCAGCAGGATACCGCCAGGCAGCCGCGAAGGCCCAGGAACTCTTAAAAGAGATCGCCTTCGATATAAAAATCACCGACAAGACGCTCCTGAAAAACATTGCCGGCACCGCGATGACCGGCAAGGGCGCAGAGGCCAGCAAGGACAAGCTCTGTGACCTCGTTGTCAAGGCAGTGACCATGGTCACCGATGCCGACGGCACCGTTGACATCGAGAACATCAAGGTCGAGAAGAAGACCGGTGGCTCGATCGAGGATTCCGAGATTGTTGAAGGCGTACTCATCGACAAGGAACGCGTCCACCCCTCGATGCCCAAGAAGGTCACCAATGCAAAGATCCTTCTCTTAAACGCAGCAGTCGAGTTCAAGAAGACCGAAGTCGACGCCGAGATCAATATCACCTCTCCCGACCAGCTCCAGGCATTCCTCGATGAGGAAGAGCGCATGGTCAAGGATATCGTTGACAAGATCGTCAAGAGCGGTGCAAACGTCCTCTTCTGCCAGAAGGGCATTGACGACATTGCACAGCACTACCTTGCAAAGGCAGGCATCTTTGCAACCCGCCGTGTCAAGAAGAGCGACATGGAGAAACTTGCCCGTGCAACCGGTGCAACCCTCGTTTCGTCCATCGATGCAATCTCCAAAGAAGAGCTCGGCAAGGCCGGACTCGTTGAGGAGCGCAAGGTCGGTGGCGAAGAGATGACCTTTGTCGAGCAGTGCAAGAACCCCAAGGCAGTCTCGATCATTATCAAGGGCGGTACCGAGCACGTAGTCGACGAACTCGAGCGCGCTATCCACGACGCACTCCGCGTTGTCGGTGTCGTTGTCGAGGACAAGAAGGTCGTTGCCGGTGGCGGTGCACCCGAGACCGAGCTCTCGCTCCGTCTCCGCGAGTACGGCGCAACTGTTGGTGGCCGGGCACAGCTCGCTATCGAAGCATTTGCATCAGCACTCGAGATCATCCCGAGGACCCTTGCAGAGAATGCAGGACTTGACCCCATCGATATGCTTGTCGAGATCCGCGCAGCCCACGAGAAGGGCAAGAAGACCCACGGACTGAACGTGTTCGAAGGCAAGGCAGTCGACATGAAGGCAGCCGGCGTTGTCGAGCCCCTCCGGGTCAAGACCCAGGCAATATCCTCCGCAGCAGAAGCCGCTATCATGATCCTGCGCATTGACGATGTCATTGCATCCTCCAAGAGCCACGCACCCGAGGGTATGCCCCCGGGCGGTATGGGTGGCATGGGTGGAATGGGCGGCATGCCTCCGGGCATGGGCGACTACTAA
- a CDS encoding tRNA(Ile)(2)-agmatinylcytidine synthase — protein sequence MLIGIDDTDSPQGMCTTYLGAVLARRLIHAHMQVKQARLVRLNPNVTWKTRGNAAIALDVDGDADRAFEIACATVEELSDLSCENTNPGVVVADSRFDPAFYYKAVTDFCDITEAVTILDAAGARYRGWKNRRGLIGATAAVASELKDRTSEILVYRQQERWGTPRDVDRDSLFAAESATFPHTWDTVDVANDVVVCVPHTPDPVLFGIRGESPAWVMAARQMIMSEPHGIEQLYVTNQGTDAHLLPGKTGLLDDLLSYRVPGVVTSVPKTGEGGHVSFIMKDGDFPVRCMAYEPTKNFRQIIRQLVPGDEVIAVGSFKKGSINLEKIRIVSLARPTITRPPLCIACNKRMTSDGKGKGWKCKRCDARAVVPEVLEMSRTLKPGWYEVPPTARRHLAKPLCRGEPEL from the coding sequence ATGCTGATCGGGATCGATGATACGGACTCGCCGCAGGGTATGTGTACCACGTACCTCGGGGCCGTGCTCGCCCGCCGGCTGATCCATGCACACATGCAGGTGAAGCAGGCCCGGCTCGTCCGGCTCAATCCAAACGTCACGTGGAAGACACGGGGAAATGCCGCGATTGCACTTGATGTCGATGGCGATGCAGACCGGGCGTTTGAGATCGCATGCGCGACTGTTGAGGAGCTTTCTGATCTCTCGTGCGAGAATACCAATCCCGGCGTCGTAGTGGCAGACAGCCGGTTCGATCCTGCGTTCTACTACAAAGCAGTGACAGATTTTTGCGATATTACTGAAGCCGTGACTATCCTTGACGCTGCCGGAGCACGATACCGGGGCTGGAAGAACCGGCGCGGCCTGATCGGAGCAACTGCGGCTGTTGCCAGTGAACTTAAGGATCGCACCTCAGAAATTCTCGTATACCGCCAGCAGGAACGCTGGGGAACCCCCCGCGATGTTGACCGGGACAGCCTCTTTGCCGCCGAGTCGGCAACGTTCCCGCACACGTGGGACACGGTTGATGTGGCAAATGATGTCGTAGTCTGCGTGCCCCATACCCCCGACCCGGTGCTGTTTGGCATCCGGGGCGAGAGCCCGGCTTGGGTGATGGCAGCCCGGCAGATGATCATGTCCGAACCGCACGGCATTGAACAATTATATGTTACCAACCAGGGAACGGATGCGCACCTGCTGCCGGGAAAGACCGGTCTGCTTGACGACCTGCTCTCCTACCGGGTACCGGGGGTGGTGACCAGTGTGCCGAAGACAGGAGAGGGCGGGCACGTTTCGTTCATCATGAAAGACGGAGATTTTCCCGTGCGGTGCATGGCTTATGAACCCACGAAGAATTTCCGTCAGATCATCCGGCAGCTGGTGCCGGGCGATGAGGTGATCGCGGTTGGCAGTTTCAAGAAAGGAAGCATTAACTTAGAAAAAATCCGGATCGTCTCGCTGGCCCGGCCCACGATCACCCGTCCGCCGCTCTGCATCGCGTGCAACAAGCGGATGACCAGCGACGGGAAAGGGAAAGGCTGGAAGTGCAAGCGGTGTGATGCCCGGGCAGTGGTGCCGGAGGTTCTGGAAATGTCCCGCACGCTCAAACCGGGATGGTATGAGGTGCCACCAACTGCCCGGAGGCACCTGGCCAAACCGCTGTGCCGGGGCGAGCCGGAATTGTAA
- a CDS encoding transcriptional regulator: MSQDRQLQLVTSVMITAGFDVSERFTLRPRSFDLIARNDGTLLVIKVVSHIDSVSEEVAFDIELISRLLGGIPLIVGERARDAELERGAVYVRYGIYAISPSTLYDYFVEKIPPLVYASPGGLYVNINGEALRELRERRNMSLGDLGTVLGVSRRTISKYEGGMGTTLDVAIRIEEYFNTGVVESIDLIRHEPPMAMEAEKEQTGAHPQSPMEFLELIGVRLHTLHGAPFQALLTFDKQTILTGYGPAQKVVKRAALIGNLSQIAKKHAMCIITDYNKEKKIGKTLVIGEKRLHRIEDGFELLDLLGD, from the coding sequence ATGTCTCAGGACCGCCAGCTCCAGCTGGTTACCAGCGTAATGATAACAGCAGGCTTTGATGTCTCCGAGAGGTTCACCCTCCGACCACGGAGTTTCGACCTCATTGCACGGAACGACGGGACGTTGCTCGTGATCAAGGTGGTGTCCCACATCGATTCCGTGAGCGAAGAGGTGGCGTTCGACATCGAACTCATCTCGCGCCTGCTGGGGGGCATACCGCTGATAGTCGGCGAACGCGCACGGGACGCGGAGCTGGAACGCGGGGCTGTGTACGTGCGGTACGGGATCTATGCCATCAGTCCCTCAACCCTCTATGATTATTTTGTCGAGAAGATCCCCCCGCTTGTGTACGCATCCCCCGGCGGGTTGTATGTCAACATCAATGGCGAAGCGCTCCGGGAACTCCGGGAACGGCGCAACATGTCGTTAGGCGATCTCGGGACCGTGCTTGGCGTCTCGCGGCGCACTATCAGCAAGTACGAGGGGGGAATGGGCACGACACTGGATGTGGCCATACGGATCGAGGAATACTTCAATACCGGCGTTGTCGAGTCCATCGATCTCATCCGGCATGAACCGCCCATGGCGATGGAGGCAGAAAAAGAGCAGACAGGTGCCCATCCGCAGAGCCCGATGGAGTTCTTAGAGCTGATCGGTGTCCGCCTCCACACGCTTCACGGAGCCCCGTTCCAGGCTCTCCTCACGTTTGACAAACAGACGATCCTTACGGGGTATGGTCCTGCCCAGAAAGTGGTAAAGCGGGCCGCTCTCATCGGCAACCTCTCGCAGATTGCAAAGAAGCACGCGATGTGCATCATCACCGATTACAACAAGGAAAAGAAGATCGGAAAAACGCTCGTGATCGGTGAGAAGCGTCTCCACCGGATTGAGGATGGTTTTGAACTCCTCGACCTTCTGGGCGACTGA
- a CDS encoding PAS domain S-box protein: MIPDAIRVLFVDDDPDVREIAKIFLERAGGFTVDTLTSGRLARERVTTERYDAIISDYLMADMDGITFLKQLRRSGNATPFIIFTGRGREEVVIEALNEGADCYIRKGGDVKSQFAELQNQIRSAVARRRAEDALRESGERYRQFFKTTPDGLFMTAPDGQWVDCNDALQEMFGYASCNEVLAMPVPSFYAHPEERSALLTRVERDGQVKDYSLQFKKKDGTFLEGLITIVPQKNPDGSLKGFMGSVRDISGKKRVDALPADREQFNPGRAENLHDYIIVYGRDGKILYVNPSVAKALEYDAETMVGTPLLLYVAEESRKSVAAGMAVQPVMGEIPLYEIDLIAHGGLKRSVIVKRKPVQFHNNPATLLFLIDITRRKALEDQLTARAAELVQISTAFQQANKKLTLLSTITRHDINNQLTGLIGYLGILKPQQPDPTLTAFCQKAITATERIAAMIRFTREYEEIGITAPAWQDIQTLVNTAAKEAPLGQVMVKNDLPAGREVFADPLVVKVFYNLLDNAVRYGRKITTVRFSVQESGNDQLIVCEDDGDGVPADEKERIFDRGFGKNTGLGLALSREILDITGITIRETGEPGKGARFEMTIPKGMWRITENNIP; encoded by the coding sequence ATGATACCAGATGCGATCCGGGTTCTCTTTGTTGATGATGACCCCGACGTGCGGGAGATTGCCAAGATCTTCCTTGAAAGAGCGGGAGGGTTTACGGTCGATACGCTCACGTCTGGCAGGCTGGCACGGGAACGGGTGACCACGGAGCGTTATGACGCCATCATCTCCGATTACCTCATGGCGGATATGGATGGCATCACGTTCCTGAAACAGCTCAGAAGATCGGGAAATGCAACCCCGTTCATCATCTTCACCGGACGGGGACGGGAAGAGGTAGTCATTGAAGCACTCAACGAGGGTGCTGATTGTTATATCCGGAAAGGCGGCGACGTGAAATCGCAGTTTGCCGAGCTGCAAAACCAGATTCGTTCCGCTGTAGCGCGGAGGCGTGCAGAAGACGCATTGCGGGAGAGCGGGGAGCGGTACCGCCAGTTTTTCAAAACAACGCCGGACGGCCTGTTCATGACCGCTCCGGATGGGCAGTGGGTTGATTGTAATGATGCCTTACAGGAAATGTTTGGCTATGCCAGCTGCAACGAAGTGCTGGCGATGCCGGTCCCTTCGTTCTATGCTCACCCGGAAGAACGGTCTGCTCTCCTCACGAGGGTCGAACGGGATGGACAGGTAAAAGATTATTCCCTGCAGTTTAAGAAAAAAGACGGGACCTTCTTAGAGGGTCTCATCACTATCGTGCCCCAGAAAAACCCGGATGGTTCACTTAAGGGGTTTATGGGATCCGTCAGGGATATTTCCGGGAAAAAACGGGTGGATGCCCTGCCAGCGGATCGCGAACAATTCAACCCGGGCCGTGCGGAAAACCTGCACGATTATATTATTGTATACGGACGAGACGGGAAGATCCTCTATGTAAACCCATCCGTGGCTAAGGCACTGGAGTATGATGCAGAAACGATGGTCGGAACACCCCTGCTCCTGTATGTAGCAGAAGAGTCCCGTAAGAGTGTGGCTGCCGGCATGGCGGTACAGCCGGTAATGGGGGAAATTCCCCTCTATGAGATTGACCTTATTGCCCACGGGGGGCTCAAACGATCGGTGATCGTGAAAAGAAAACCGGTCCAGTTCCACAACAACCCCGCTACCCTCCTGTTCCTCATTGACATCACCCGGAGAAAGGCACTCGAAGATCAGCTCACTGCGCGTGCTGCAGAGCTCGTTCAGATCTCAACGGCATTCCAGCAGGCAAATAAAAAGCTCACGCTCCTTTCCACGATCACAAGGCACGATATCAACAACCAGTTAACGGGACTGATCGGATATCTCGGCATACTCAAACCACAGCAGCCCGATCCCACTCTCACCGCGTTCTGTCAGAAGGCAATAACCGCCACAGAGCGAATCGCAGCCATGATCCGGTTCACCAGAGAATACGAAGAGATCGGGATCACGGCGCCGGCATGGCAGGATATACAGACACTGGTCAATACTGCTGCAAAGGAAGCCCCACTCGGACAGGTCATGGTGAAAAACGATCTCCCTGCGGGCAGGGAAGTATTTGCAGATCCGTTGGTTGTCAAGGTCTTTTACAACCTGCTGGACAATGCCGTGCGGTACGGCAGGAAGATAACAACCGTCAGGTTCTCTGTGCAGGAGTCCGGCAATGACCAGCTGATCGTATGCGAGGATGATGGCGACGGGGTTCCTGCTGATGAGAAGGAGCGGATCTTCGACCGGGGATTTGGGAAGAACACCGGGCTTGGCCTGGCACTTTCACGGGAGATTCTCGATATCACCGGGATCACCATCCGCGAGACCGGTGAGCCGGGGAAAGGCGCACGGTTCGAGATGACAATTCCGAAAGGTATGTGGCGGATTACAGAAAATAATATTCCTTAA